The Jaculus jaculus isolate mJacJac1 chromosome 1, mJacJac1.mat.Y.cur, whole genome shotgun sequence nucleotide sequence AGGTTTAAGGAAAACTGAATCCTACTTATGCGTGTGCCATGTGGTTCCCCACGCTCCCAGTGGCTTCTGCAGTTTTCATGCCAATTGAGCACTTGTGTTGAATCGTCTGTGCCTGAGGGTGGAGACTTGGCCTCCCAAGAGTCTGCATCCCACTTGTCCAGAGTGCCATTAGGAGGTGAGCACTTGCATATGGATGCTGTTAGTCAGGAACtgtctgggccaggtgtggtgctgcatgtctgtaatccaaaCACTCTGCAAACTCTTGGCTTTTAACCAgaggagtcatctccccagccagtcccagcattttggagggtGAGGCAGAATTTTAAGCTTGAGGTAGTTGACATCCCATCTCATCTAGGTATACAGTTGGGACTTTGAGGttgggtcttcctctagcccaggttgacctggagctccTGGTATTCCTACTTTATGATCCTGCAGAGTACTGGGATTCTAACACTTCTTTGAAGTGTACCTACACATTTGTGATGCGatagttttttttccccttaaatatGTGGGGTATGCGTgtgtcatggtgcatgtgtggtctGAGGACATTTGCCGAGTGTCCTTCCACTTTGCTCAAGACAACTGATGGTCTCGCTTGTGTTTTTGCTGCTTCACatgtgccaggctagctggtctgcaagctttcaggattctcctggctgtGCCCCTCACTGCTGTAGAATGTTGGGATCATACCATCTTGCTTCTAGCTTTATGTAAGCACTGGTGTgctagtaagcacctttaacctgctgagtcatctcccccacACCTTATTTGTGGTAGTTTTAAAACGCATGGTTCTGGTTTAACGTGTGAGATGAAAGTTCTAGTCAGAGCTACTCTGCCACTTctgaaagggaaaaataaagtgCAAAACAGGTAAAAGCCACTGGTAGTAGAAGCCTGAAATAAGAACAAGCTACCGTAGCTTGTGTCGCCAGTTAGTTTACAGGACTCAGTTTTATGGCTGCAGTAcgtttttttttaggcaggagGTAACTTTGTCACACTATTGTGTCCCCACCCCCCTTTCAGTCCTGGGTATTGAACCTAGAgttttgtgcttgctaggcaggcAAGAGCACTGACCAGTCTCTAGCCCATAACTTCTGAGTTTCCTTACCCTAAACAAATATGATTTTGCAAAATGTTTCAAAGTTTCACGTTGCGTCCCAAGGATTAATTTTTCGATGAATATGGTTGTGTCCTTGTGTAGAATAGAAAACTATGGTAGTACTCTCTTCATAGATAGGCACTTAGGATATCTTAGCCAGAACGCAGGCAAATTTAACACAGTGGCTAGATCGCATGTAAGATACTTTGAGATTGACCCTTATactccaagctggccttaaatttgccatgtagctgaggctgatcttGAACATTGTAATGCCTGTACTTTCCATGTGTTGGCACCATAGGCTTTTGCCACCATGTGGAGTACTTTTGAAATGTCAGTATAATGGCTAGACTAGTAGGTGTGAGTGTACCTTTAAGCCCTCCCAATACTCTTCATAAAAATGCCATGCTCCAGTGTTCCAGCTCTGGTAAGACATTAGAATGCCAGGTGCATTAAGTGCATGCCATTAATGATTCAAGTTAAGTGTTGATATGTTGGTACCTTGCACCCGAGACCTCCGGAAATGTCTGCTGTGACTTGAAAAGCTGAATTGCCACCTTTACTTTTGGTCCAGAGGATGTTGTGATGTTTACAGTCGCCTTTGAAAAGGCAGACCTGTGGGAGAATTCTGAATTCATTGACCTGAAAAAGTTCTCAGAGAAAATGTTTTCTAGCAAAAGAGAACAAGGTATTAATGGTTTTATTAAGCTACTTAAGCTTAGGCCCAAATTGCAGTTCTTTGAGGCTAAGACTAACAGGGATGGATAATTTTTTCCCTTAAGTTATTTCCTCCTGCTATCCATGCCCCACGTCCTTTGTACCTGATACACCTTCGTTTGACCAAAAGGCTAACAGctacttagtattttttttttaacggcAGCTTCTATTACAAATTAGCTCTTTGATGTGAAAGCATTCTTACTCCTAATGCCCCAGGCAAGTCCTCCTGGGGGCTTTATATACAGACTACCTCTCTTGCTGCTACTTCTAGATAGTGGTGGTTGTGCATTCCATTTTCATCCTTGCCTCTTACACCCAGTCTTGATGGTAGGTAGCGATGCCACAGTACAGTGTTCAGCATGAGAACTTGGAAGTGAACACAGGGTTAGGGAACGGGTTGCCTGAAGAGTAGGTTTAATCTCACACACAGCGGGGGAGATTCCAGAAGCTGACAAGGGTCATCGGTAAGCGGGAATACCAAGGAGGCCGGTTCCAACCAAACTGCCTTTTAAATGGCGCACACTCCGAAGGCTGCACCTCCTACGTGGCCTGAAGCTCAGACACAGCCCCGAAGGGAACCTTCTGGATCTCAGGTTTTACATTAGCCTCCCGAGATCTTGTATTAGAAGCCCTAAAATTATACAATCCGGTTGAGTTAACACTGCTCTTGCTTTTCTCACTTTTGATCTTTATACCAAAACATTTGTAAAGAACTGGACACGGTGAAGGTGCATAGAGAAAATGCCAAGTAGCAGGTTACAGGTGAGACTAATTCATACACTGTTACTGTATAAATACACAAGTTATTTCTTAAACAGCACCATTTCCAAGTGTATACACACGATAGTTATGACTTGGCACGAATTTTGAGGGTGGGAAAGTCTACTTCCTAGTTCAGTGAAAGATCTGGCACATGAAAGGGCAAGGGGCTGTATTCTCTACCTGCTACGGACTGACTGCCTTTTGACCTCCAGCTAGGACAGAAACAAGCCACAAGGGGGTAACGCCCTCCCAAATACATAACCATAAAGGTACTAAACCTTCACTTCTAACGAAGCTACCAAGGGCTCGCTTCACCTGGAATAATGGAGTAACTAAGGACAACTCGGATATTAATTGCATTAAATAGTCATTTTGCCGACATTCCATAAAATCGTCAGTTTTAAGCTCAGTTTCCGAGGCTATTAAAAATATTCTAGACCTAGTGAAGTGCCTCCACTCATAAAATGAAACATCCAAGATCAGAGACAATTTCATACTGCTGCGCATCTTAACATAGGTCGACGTACACAGTAAACAAACAGTGCCTGTCAGTCGCCACATTTCAGCCAGCGGAATACACACTTAAGACCTCGCCGCAAACTACAAACTTGaggccaaattttaaaaaaattaaaaaaaaaatcaagattttagCGTCGAGACTCAACTGCTCCGCCGTTCCCAGTAATCGCATACGGCTGGCTTCTGAAAAAGCAACCCAGAAGACGTCCCAAGtggagccccccacccccgccagctGAGCTCCGAGCCTGCCCACAGCTtaggggtgggggagtggagacGGGGTTCAGACCCGAGTGCATGCGGGCGGGGTCGGGTGCCCGTAGATCGGATCCGGGGGCTCAGCGTAGCTTCTTGCCGGACAGGCTGTCCCGGGTGCCTcgcggcgggggcggcggcgggggcgggcgCGCGGCGGCCGGCGGCGGCACTTTGGAGAGCGGGCAGTACTTGATGGTGTGCGCGTTGTCGCCGCTGGCGCCGCACAGGGGGCACGTGTAGCGGCGCAGCACCGGGCACAGCACCCGCCCGTCGGGGCCCTTCAGGATGTGGGTGGTGTAGAGCGCCACGGCCTCCTTGTTGTTCCGGCAGAACACGCACACCTGCAGCTCGGGCTTGAGCAGCCGGGCGGTGGCCGCCCCGGAGGCCGCGTGCAAGCGCGGCTCGGCCGCCCACGCCGGGACGCGCTCCTCGCGCGGCGTCACCTCGgcgctggcggcggcggcgggcgcgcAGCCCAGCAGCACGGCGGCGGCGCGGCCCGCGAAAGGGCTGAGCTCGGCGAAGCGCTCCTCCAGCAGCCCGGCCTCGGCGGGGCCCGCGCACAGCTCCAGCGCTCGCAGCTCCAGCGCGCCGCCCACGTAGCGGCCCCGGGACCCCGGCTCGTCGCTGCAGTCGTCGTCGTCGTCTTCGTCGTCGTCGTAGTCGACCGGTCCCAACGTCGGCCCCAGCGCCCCGGGGCCGGCTCCCGCGTGGggggagcagcaggaggaggaggaagaggaaggcggGGAGCCACCGCCGTCGCCGCGGGCGCAAGCCAGGCGCGGCTCGCCGTCCACCGCCTTGGTGATGAGCGTGGCGAGTCCCAGGTAGTCGTTCCACGAGCTGAAGGGCTGCGGGTGCGCCGGGCCCTGGGCGCTCACGTAGCGGGCGCTGGGCACGAGCGCCATGGGCGCGGGGACGCGGCCGCGGCGGGGCGAGCGCGGCGCCCAGGGGAAAGCCTCCATGGGCGGGCTGCGGGCCGCGCACCGCCTccccccgccgccgccggcgCGGGCCGGACGGACGGGACGCGCCGAGCCTGCCCGCCGGCCAGCCGCGGGGTGGGGCCCGCCTCTCTGCCTTTTATCGGGTCCGCTCCTCCCCCGCGCCCCTCCTCGCGGACGTGGCCCTGCCCCCTGCGCTCCCCCGCCCGGGCCCCCTTCGCCCGCGCCCCGGACGGAGGCGGAGCAGAGGCGGGGGGCGGGCGGACGGTGCGCGCGCCccgctcctctcctctcctctccggCCCGCGCCCCGCCTCCCCAGCCCGAGAACTGCGGGACGCCCGCCGCCGTCCCCGGCGCTCACTGGCTGCGGACCCCGCGTCTCGGAGCCACCGGCGCCGCTCCCGATGCTGATTGGTGGCGCCCGGGAAAGGGGCGTGCGCGCTTTGAGGCCACCGGGAAAGTAGGGGAGAGGGGCTGGGGCGACGGCGGCCGGGAACCCACCTTCGTGCGCGCGCTGGGAGCTGGGGCTGGAACCGGTGATCCAGCGGGGCGGACCCTCAGCCGGGCCGTGAAGCTGTCTAGGGCGGTGGTGTGgttggcggccctggcatgcttgtgaGCGTGTGCACCTGCTGTCCTGAGTGGGCCCCAGGCGCTCAGCCCGAAACCCCCTTGCCTCCCACCAACATCCGCAAGAATAGAGGCGGTGGGAGGCAGGGCTGCACTCTTCTCAGAGCCACCGGAGACCCAGTGACTACTGTTTACAGTGCGCTCTGGTCCGCCTTGTCACTGGGTGAAATCCTCACTCAAACCTTAAGGCGCAGGGTGCTCCTGGTTTAGAGTACTAAGGAGCGTCGCAACAGCCTTCTAACAGGTGATCAGAGACGgggcggggtgtgggggggggaggacttGAGTAGGGGTGAAGCTGAGCCAGAACTTGTTCCTGTGGGCCACAGCCTAGTACAGTAATGGGGAAGGAGATGTATGCGAAGCCCCTTACCTCCCCCCCCCTCACTTCCTGGGGACTTGGATGGGAATCTGTACTTGCCTGTATGTGCAACTTGATAAACAAGTGTATTCAGTGTCATAAAGTAGTTCTTTGAAATgaggcctttcttttctttttgtaaaaaccGTGAACAAAAGCCAGATCACTTTTGGTTAGGACCATAAGACATGGTTTTTCCCTTCCCAGGAAAAGagacaacataaaacaaaacccccTCAAAAGTAGGAAAGGTTCTAGACTCTGAGGACTCTTCTAGGATGTGACCCAGCTCTGGACCATGCAGTACCTATGGAAACAATGAGATGGGGTTCCTGATGCTGGCAGCCTCCACTGGACCGAGGCCACAATCTCGTGTCCTGCTGTGCCCCGCAGGAGAAGCCTAGAACCTGGTGCTGGCATGGGTTAATGTTGGAACGGGTGTGTGGGTGAAT carries:
- the Nanos1 gene encoding nanos homolog 1 isoform X2 codes for the protein MEAFPWAPRSPRRGRVPAPMALVPSARYVSAQGPAHPQPFSSWNDYLGLATLITKAVDGGSPHAGAGPGALGPTLGPVDYDDDEDDDDDCSDEPGSRGRYVGGALELRALELCAGPAEAGLLEERFAELSPFAGRAAAVLLGCAPAAAASAEVTPREERVPAWAAEPRLHAASGAATARLLKPELQVCVFCRNNKEAVALYTTHILKGPDGRVLCPVLRRYTCPLCGASGDNAHTIKYCPLSKVPPPAAARPPPPPPPPRGTRDSLSGKKLR
- the Nanos1 gene encoding nanos homolog 1 isoform X1 codes for the protein MEAFPWAPRSPRRGRVPAPMALVPSARYVSAQGPAHPQPFSSWNDYLGLATLITKAVDGEPRLACARGDGGGSPPSSSSSSCCSPHAGAGPGALGPTLGPVDYDDDEDDDDDCSDEPGSRGRYVGGALELRALELCAGPAEAGLLEERFAELSPFAGRAAAVLLGCAPAAAASAEVTPREERVPAWAAEPRLHAASGAATARLLKPELQVCVFCRNNKEAVALYTTHILKGPDGRVLCPVLRRYTCPLCGASGDNAHTIKYCPLSKVPPPAAARPPPPPPPPRGTRDSLSGKKLR